The Akkermansia muciniphila genome contains a region encoding:
- a CDS encoding EamA family transporter, with protein sequence MSALLVTSLIWALSFGLLGNFLSGLPASFVAMARMAGALAVFLPFLRKTPPHHALTMMGIGAVQFGGMYLCYIAAFHYLPSHQVALFTATTPIYVVLASALIKGRLSSLHIAAAVLAAAGGAGILWNGYTAGKGLLTGILLVQLSNLCFAAGQITYASLKDSWFKGGEASSFAYAYAGALLVTAPTGLPAGLACWREISTVQWWLLAYLGVVASGICFFLWNYGARRVAPIKLAIMNNLKIPLAAFTSLVLFRESPSIPLLALGSVLILASFLVTPVSPGRLPNDKPRG encoded by the coding sequence ATGTCTGCACTGCTGGTCACGTCTCTTATTTGGGCGTTGTCATTCGGGTTGTTGGGGAACTTCCTGTCTGGCTTGCCTGCCAGTTTTGTCGCCATGGCGCGCATGGCCGGGGCCCTGGCCGTTTTCCTTCCTTTCCTGCGGAAGACCCCGCCGCACCATGCCCTGACCATGATGGGCATAGGCGCCGTGCAGTTCGGAGGAATGTACCTCTGCTACATTGCCGCCTTTCATTACCTGCCCTCCCACCAGGTAGCCCTGTTCACAGCCACAACTCCCATTTACGTGGTGCTGGCGAGTGCGCTGATCAAAGGAAGGCTGTCTAGTCTTCACATCGCGGCTGCCGTTCTTGCCGCCGCAGGCGGCGCAGGAATTCTCTGGAACGGGTACACTGCCGGCAAGGGACTTCTTACGGGCATTCTTCTGGTGCAGCTTTCCAATCTCTGTTTTGCGGCGGGCCAGATAACCTATGCCTCCTTGAAGGATTCGTGGTTTAAAGGCGGCGAGGCTTCCAGCTTTGCCTATGCCTACGCGGGAGCCCTGCTGGTTACCGCGCCCACGGGACTTCCCGCAGGACTGGCATGCTGGCGGGAGATTTCAACCGTGCAATGGTGGCTGCTGGCCTATCTGGGCGTGGTAGCCTCCGGAATCTGCTTTTTCCTGTGGAATTACGGCGCGCGCAGAGTGGCTCCCATCAAGCTCGCCATCATGAATAATCTCAAAATTCCCCTGGCGGCGTTTACCTCCCTGGTCCTGTTCAGAGAGAGCCCCAGCATTCCCCTGCTCGCCCTGGGGAGCGTGCTTATCCTGGCCTCTTTTCTGGTTACTCCGGTTTCTCCCGGGAGGCTCCCCAACGATAAGCCCAGGGGTTAA
- a CDS encoding ABC transporter permease encodes MKTYIIRRLLLMPLTLLGVTFLVFCITRFVPGGPIEQMMQQQSMSALSGQKAGSQRGDNNLSEADMERLEEQYSLQEPIITAYLQWLGVLPKKIFISREEFGDIGGMEPSDTEDEYSGISDTHTRINLNETGEQVVVVRPDKNSGDVKDAFFSGTPSRKAATEGWTVDIESPMDRAERWARRMRQTDNTAAVQDKAKSYAWRAVMYKTSFDGLLQGTMGNSFKYNEPVWDMIKERIPVSLYFGILSAIITYSVCIPLGVVKAIRHKSLVDNISSVLIFLGYSVPGFALGAVLVVYLGARLEWFPLCGLTSPDFADMGFWGQAGDLLHHTVLPLICYVVSSFAITTMMMKNNLMDNLSSDYVRTAMAKGVSFKGAVIKHAFRNSFIPIASTLGSLISLIVAGSMLVEKVFDIQGFGMLSYQALMDKDYALIMGTLLLTSFLMVLGNLLSDIIVAAVDPRIKFE; translated from the coding sequence ATGAAGACCTATATCATCAGACGACTCCTTCTCATGCCCCTGACGCTTCTGGGGGTCACGTTCCTCGTCTTTTGCATAACCCGTTTTGTCCCGGGAGGTCCCATTGAACAGATGATGCAGCAGCAGAGCATGAGTGCCCTGTCCGGTCAGAAGGCGGGCTCCCAGCGCGGAGACAATAACCTGAGCGAAGCGGATATGGAGCGGTTGGAAGAACAGTACAGCCTGCAGGAACCCATCATCACCGCCTATCTGCAATGGCTGGGGGTGCTCCCCAAAAAGATTTTCATTTCCCGCGAGGAGTTCGGGGACATCGGCGGCATGGAACCGTCCGACACGGAGGATGAATATTCCGGCATTTCCGATACTCACACCCGGATCAATCTGAATGAAACCGGGGAACAGGTCGTCGTCGTCCGTCCGGACAAGAATTCCGGCGACGTGAAGGATGCCTTTTTTTCCGGCACGCCATCCCGGAAAGCCGCCACGGAAGGCTGGACCGTGGACATTGAATCCCCCATGGACCGGGCGGAACGCTGGGCGCGCCGCATGAGGCAGACGGACAACACGGCGGCCGTCCAGGACAAGGCCAAGAGCTATGCGTGGCGCGCCGTGATGTACAAGACCAGCTTTGACGGGCTGCTGCAGGGCACCATGGGCAACTCCTTCAAGTACAATGAACCCGTGTGGGACATGATTAAGGAGCGCATTCCCGTCTCCCTGTACTTCGGCATCCTGAGCGCCATCATCACGTATTCCGTCTGCATACCCCTGGGGGTGGTGAAGGCCATCCGGCACAAGAGCCTGGTGGATAACATTTCTTCCGTCCTGATTTTCCTGGGGTACTCCGTCCCCGGCTTCGCCCTGGGCGCGGTGCTGGTGGTCTATCTGGGCGCGCGGCTGGAATGGTTCCCGCTCTGCGGCCTGACGTCGCCGGACTTTGCGGACATGGGCTTCTGGGGACAGGCCGGGGACCTGCTGCACCACACGGTGCTCCCGCTGATCTGTTACGTGGTCAGCTCCTTCGCCATCACCACCATGATGATGAAGAACAACCTGATGGACAACCTTTCCTCCGACTACGTCAGGACGGCCATGGCCAAGGGCGTAAGCTTCAAGGGGGCCGTGATCAAGCACGCCTTCCGCAACTCCTTCATCCCAATCGCCTCCACGCTGGGGAGCCTGATCAGCCTGATTGTGGCCGGCTCCATGCTGGTGGAAAAGGTCTTTGATATCCAGGGCTTCGGCATGCTGAGCTACCAGGCCTTGATGGACAAGGATTACGCCCTGATCATGGGCACGCTGTTGCTCACCTCCTTCCTGATGGTGCTGGGCAACCTGCTTTCAGACATCATCGTGGCAGCCGTGGACCCCCGCATTAAATTTGAATAA
- the alr gene encoding alanine racemase, with amino-acid sequence MSCTSPPRAWAEVDTNALRHNLSVVRRIMPDQRQMAIVKAEAYGHGLEGVVKALDNEGCAFFGVATVAEAARVRDTGVKTCPFILGPCFAGEREEIVQNGWRAALSSMEEAEHFNSLGALYNKPVHVHVGVDTGMGRSGFLPSELHGLTEKLRKLDHLHLEGVFSHLSAASDDISFTHGQISGFTEAVNELSSGYQYEFRHLCSSAAVFNYKVPCANMVRLGRILYGFSPMPSPYNKELKPTMTLYSRITLIRRLPGNHGVSYNHCYITKGSTKVATIGIGYADGYLQYLSNQGARVYINGQYCPVLGRVTMDQIMVDVTYMDHVETGDLVEIMGPNVSWEELTRRANTIPSNVLTSISARVPRIYV; translated from the coding sequence ATGAGTTGCACAAGCCCTCCCAGAGCCTGGGCCGAGGTTGATACAAATGCGCTGCGGCATAATTTGAGCGTCGTCCGCCGCATTATGCCGGACCAGCGGCAAATGGCCATTGTGAAGGCGGAGGCTTACGGCCACGGTCTTGAGGGAGTGGTGAAGGCTTTGGATAACGAGGGGTGCGCCTTTTTCGGCGTCGCGACCGTGGCGGAAGCCGCCCGGGTGCGGGATACGGGCGTGAAGACGTGCCCTTTTATTCTGGGGCCCTGTTTTGCCGGAGAACGGGAGGAGATTGTGCAGAACGGCTGGCGCGCCGCCCTTTCCAGCATGGAGGAGGCGGAGCATTTCAATTCCCTGGGCGCCCTGTATAACAAGCCCGTACACGTTCATGTGGGCGTGGATACCGGGATGGGGCGCAGCGGTTTCCTTCCCAGTGAACTGCACGGCCTGACGGAGAAACTCAGGAAGCTGGACCACCTTCATCTGGAAGGCGTGTTTTCCCATTTGTCCGCGGCTTCTGATGATATTTCCTTCACGCACGGGCAGATCAGCGGATTCACGGAGGCGGTGAATGAACTTTCCTCCGGCTACCAGTATGAGTTCCGGCACTTGTGCAGCAGCGCAGCCGTGTTCAATTACAAGGTTCCCTGCGCCAACATGGTAAGGCTGGGAAGAATCCTGTACGGTTTTTCCCCCATGCCTTCCCCCTATAACAAGGAATTGAAGCCCACCATGACCCTGTACAGCCGCATCACTCTGATCCGCAGGCTGCCGGGCAACCATGGCGTTTCCTACAACCATTGTTATATCACCAAGGGGAGCACGAAGGTGGCTACCATCGGCATCGGCTATGCGGACGGCTATCTTCAATACCTGTCCAACCAGGGTGCCCGCGTGTATATCAATGGCCAGTACTGCCCCGTGCTGGGCCGCGTGACGATGGACCAGATTATGGTGGACGTCACTTACATGGACCATGTGGAGACCGGAGACCTGGTAGAAATCATGGGCCCGAACGTGAGTTGGGAGGAGCTGACGCGCCGCGCAAATACCATTCCCAGCAACGTGCTGACCAGTATCAGCGCCCGCGTGCCGCGCATTTATGTGTGA
- a CDS encoding ABC transporter permease subunit, whose product MVRKLAYLLVILAVLTAVGELCGLLLPTLSWPFTVSREMSMLNIVCTDQNNGGILTPQGKFLWFGWACVLVMAGVGFWIMLKGPRRFHPTPITKRRIQRFKSISRGYVSLVILLALTLLACMDQCLVGKRALLVVQDGSWYFPAIMRKVYQGSTFGQTGDFADAEANYRELKKQAGQPGKPSLVIMPLVPYDPTGDSTNPGSEALTVNEDGLVCESNGKPYSGLASRLHKDEEALPHISYKFRKGKKVDRATGWLEDRTEVYSATYENNRIVAEHYSGPGTKEDFLKQTDENKISRIFYHPAPPLKGGHLLGTNTQGADILAYLYGGLQVNMKAAIFYLPIVYFIGITFGMMMGYFGGMFDLGMQRLIEIFSQVPFLFIIMIISDMVPLQMKGMFLIISLLIMFGWMSMTYQLRTSTMKEKARDYVAAARVLGASTSRILFIHILPNLVAILVTLVPFSVSALILALASLDYLGFGLPDTYASWGRLLNDGLADLSASWVVTSAFAALVITLLLVTFIGEAIREAFDPKKFTTYK is encoded by the coding sequence ATGGTTAGAAAACTGGCATACCTTCTGGTCATTCTGGCGGTCCTCACTGCCGTGGGAGAGCTGTGCGGCCTGCTCCTGCCCACGTTGAGCTGGCCCTTCACCGTCTCGCGGGAAATGAGCATGCTCAACATCGTCTGCACGGACCAGAACAACGGCGGCATCCTGACGCCTCAGGGAAAATTCCTGTGGTTCGGCTGGGCCTGCGTGCTGGTCATGGCCGGGGTGGGCTTCTGGATCATGCTGAAAGGCCCGCGCCGCTTCCATCCCACGCCTATTACGAAGCGCCGCATTCAGCGCTTTAAAAGTATCTCCCGCGGCTACGTTTCCCTGGTCATCCTGCTGGCGCTGACACTGCTGGCCTGCATGGACCAGTGCCTGGTGGGCAAGCGGGCTCTTCTTGTAGTCCAGGACGGTTCCTGGTACTTCCCCGCCATCATGCGCAAGGTGTACCAGGGCTCCACCTTCGGCCAGACCGGAGACTTTGCGGATGCGGAAGCCAATTACCGCGAACTGAAAAAGCAGGCCGGACAGCCCGGCAAGCCCTCCCTGGTCATCATGCCCCTGGTTCCGTACGATCCCACGGGGGATTCCACTAATCCCGGTTCAGAAGCCCTGACGGTGAATGAAGACGGCCTGGTGTGCGAGTCCAATGGCAAGCCGTATTCCGGCCTGGCCTCCCGGTTGCACAAGGATGAAGAAGCCCTCCCCCACATCAGCTACAAATTCCGCAAGGGGAAAAAGGTGGACCGCGCCACCGGCTGGCTGGAAGACCGGACGGAGGTATACAGCGCCACCTATGAAAACAACCGGATCGTGGCGGAACATTACAGCGGCCCCGGCACCAAGGAGGACTTCCTGAAACAGACGGACGAAAACAAAATCAGCCGCATCTTCTACCATCCGGCCCCTCCCCTCAAGGGCGGCCACCTGCTTGGCACCAATACCCAGGGGGCGGACATCCTGGCGTACCTGTACGGCGGGCTCCAGGTGAACATGAAGGCCGCCATCTTCTATCTCCCCATCGTGTACTTCATCGGCATCACCTTCGGGATGATGATGGGGTACTTCGGCGGCATGTTTGACCTCGGCATGCAGCGCCTCATTGAAATCTTCTCCCAGGTTCCCTTCCTGTTCATCATCATGATCATTTCAGACATGGTGCCGCTCCAGATGAAGGGCATGTTCCTGATCATCAGCCTGCTCATCATGTTCGGGTGGATGTCCATGACGTACCAGCTCAGGACCTCCACTATGAAGGAAAAAGCGCGGGACTACGTAGCGGCCGCCCGCGTGCTGGGCGCTTCCACCAGCCGCATCCTCTTCATCCACATCCTTCCGAACCTGGTCGCCATCCTGGTCACGCTGGTTCCGTTCAGCGTTTCCGCCCTGATCCTGGCCCTGGCTTCCCTGGACTACCTGGGCTTCGGCCTGCCGGACACGTACGCCAGCTGGGGTCGCCTGCTCAATGACGGCCTGGCGGACCTCTCCGCCAGCTGGGTGGTCACCTCCGCCTTCGCCGCCCTGGTGATCACGCTCCTGCTCGTCACCTTCATCGGGGAGGCCATCCGCGAGGCCTTCGATCCCAAGAAATTCACCACTTATAAATAA
- a CDS encoding ABC transporter ATP-binding protein, which translates to MSEPLLEIKNLVTGFETESGLLKAVDGVSFTVPKGTCVGIVGESGCGKSVTAMSIVRLLPQPMGKILDGQILFKGRDLVQARETDMHGIRGRHIGVIFQEPMTALNPVHSIGRQIGESLMLHRGMNAKEARDAAIQLLQRVRIPAPEQRVDEFPHQLSGGMRQRVVIAIALACHPELIIADEPTTALDVTVQAQILSLLKDLQAEMGSSSILITHDLGVIAQSCDSVVVMYAGRVVEKAPVRELFANPRHAYTKGLLASIPQLSSVRKTKLPTIPGQVASIADFVPGCRFCQRQGVPVEELTERPPLVEISPDHFVEACPRCANL; encoded by the coding sequence GTGAGCGAACCCCTGTTGGAAATCAAGAACCTGGTCACCGGATTCGAAACGGAATCCGGCCTGCTGAAAGCGGTGGACGGCGTCAGCTTTACCGTACCCAAGGGAACCTGCGTAGGCATCGTGGGGGAATCCGGTTGCGGTAAAAGCGTTACGGCCATGTCCATCGTGCGCCTGCTGCCCCAGCCCATGGGGAAAATTCTGGACGGGCAAATACTCTTCAAGGGCCGTGACCTGGTCCAGGCCAGGGAGACGGACATGCACGGCATCCGCGGCCGCCACATCGGCGTCATCTTCCAGGAACCCATGACGGCGCTCAACCCCGTGCACAGCATCGGCAGGCAGATCGGGGAATCCCTGATGCTCCACCGGGGAATGAATGCCAAAGAAGCCCGGGACGCCGCCATCCAGCTCTTGCAGCGCGTCCGCATTCCTGCCCCGGAACAGCGTGTGGACGAATTCCCTCACCAGCTCTCCGGAGGCATGCGCCAGCGCGTCGTCATCGCCATCGCTCTGGCCTGCCATCCTGAACTCATCATTGCGGATGAACCCACCACAGCGCTGGACGTCACCGTGCAGGCGCAAATTCTGTCCCTCCTGAAGGACCTTCAGGCGGAAATGGGCTCCTCCTCCATCCTCATCACCCATGACCTGGGCGTCATCGCGCAGAGCTGTGACTCCGTGGTGGTCATGTATGCCGGCCGCGTGGTGGAAAAAGCCCCCGTCCGGGAACTCTTTGCCAATCCCCGCCACGCCTACACCAAGGGACTGCTGGCCTCCATCCCCCAGTTAAGCTCCGTGCGCAAAACCAAGCTGCCGACCATTCCCGGCCAGGTGGCCTCCATTGCGGACTTCGTGCCCGGCTGCCGCTTCTGCCAGCGCCAGGGCGTCCCCGTGGAAGAACTGACGGAACGCCCCCCTCTGGTGGAAATATCCCCGGACCACTTTGTGGAAGCCTGCCCCCGCTGCGCCAACCTTTAA
- a CDS encoding extracellular solute-binding protein, producing MLKLSTILRTLLSSMALSLLLTAGAGCKDSSQSQGVGWQPNVPFGTLPPGFDSFPERWNKQVNDRLAREEAAKQKEIKSLRDQFFKEEDPKIREKLQSKLIADEAALSVIHRRQTEGDYIKFKTPADIPQDLKWEDGLDNPEIGDPAAKKGGVLRQWAPGSYPDTFRPNGPNSNSGFRGPLYDEIIIGLVSIHPVTGKIIPGIAHKWAETADRRTVYFELDPDARYTDGARVKAIDLLVNMYIRTSEYSRDVFYNNFFYQNASNITIYDDSRFSITLPFAKPLLPYYCTLFIPSPPHFYCEFGPSYVERYQWRVPPTTGAYVVKPDGIIRGRQVTLQRVPDWWARDKKFTKYMYNVDQIVYNFIAEPSKAIELFRIGELDVMNITKPELWHERMEIPEVHNGYINRSTFFTIYPRPPYGLFLNTSKAPFNNLDVRLGFQYALNIQNIIDITFRGDYQRLNSYNSGFGKFTNPYIKARPYSPEQARACFAKAGYTIPCPDGILRKPDGTRLTAAITFPNSSPSLASTLGKLKEDARKCGLEIQLDPLDSTVAFRKIMEKRVQASFMAWGFTPPHPMNEQGFHSRYAYDERGSLITYTNNICAYADKEMDKLLDAETNAATEDELQKATWKVQQKIHDEALWVPAWTTEFVRLGYWRWVRWPNSATTQFCHPVVFDPMESYLYWVDNDIKKETMEAKREGKTFEEVDAVYDQYRYMDSIDSLDNKEGSGKLPSVPVIPENGSPLEPSATEK from the coding sequence ATGCTCAAGCTGTCCACCATCCTCCGCACCCTCCTTTCTTCCATGGCGCTGTCCCTCCTGCTGACAGCCGGCGCCGGCTGCAAGGATTCCTCCCAATCCCAGGGGGTGGGCTGGCAGCCTAACGTGCCTTTCGGTACGCTTCCTCCGGGGTTTGACTCCTTCCCGGAGCGGTGGAACAAGCAGGTCAATGACCGCCTGGCCAGGGAAGAAGCCGCCAAGCAGAAGGAAATCAAGAGCCTCCGTGACCAATTCTTCAAGGAGGAAGACCCCAAAATCAGGGAAAAGCTGCAAAGCAAGCTCATTGCGGATGAAGCGGCCCTCTCCGTCATCCACCGCAGGCAGACGGAAGGGGACTACATCAAATTCAAGACTCCGGCGGACATCCCCCAGGACCTTAAATGGGAAGACGGGCTGGACAACCCGGAAATAGGAGACCCGGCCGCCAAAAAAGGCGGCGTGCTGCGCCAGTGGGCCCCGGGGTCCTACCCGGACACCTTCCGCCCCAACGGCCCGAACAGCAACAGCGGCTTCCGCGGCCCCCTGTATGATGAAATCATCATCGGCCTCGTCTCCATCCATCCGGTCACCGGAAAAATCATCCCCGGCATTGCCCACAAATGGGCGGAAACTGCGGACAGGCGCACCGTTTACTTTGAACTGGACCCGGACGCCCGCTACACGGACGGGGCCAGGGTGAAGGCCATTGACCTGCTGGTGAACATGTACATCCGCACGTCGGAATACAGCCGGGACGTCTTCTACAACAACTTCTTTTACCAGAACGCCTCCAACATCACCATCTACGACGACAGCCGCTTCTCCATCACCCTCCCCTTCGCCAAACCGCTGCTCCCGTACTACTGTACGCTGTTCATCCCGTCCCCGCCGCACTTCTACTGTGAATTCGGCCCCAGTTACGTGGAGCGCTACCAGTGGCGCGTGCCGCCTACCACGGGTGCTTACGTGGTCAAGCCGGACGGCATCATCCGCGGGCGCCAGGTAACACTCCAGCGCGTGCCGGACTGGTGGGCCAGGGACAAAAAGTTCACCAAGTACATGTACAACGTGGACCAGATCGTGTACAACTTCATCGCGGAACCGTCCAAGGCCATTGAACTCTTCCGCATCGGCGAGCTGGACGTGATGAACATCACAAAACCGGAGCTGTGGCACGAACGCATGGAAATTCCGGAAGTCCACAACGGCTACATCAACCGCAGCACGTTTTTCACCATCTACCCCCGGCCTCCCTACGGCCTCTTCCTGAACACCTCCAAGGCCCCCTTCAATAACCTGGACGTGCGCCTGGGCTTCCAGTACGCCCTGAACATCCAGAACATCATTGACATCACCTTCCGCGGAGACTACCAGCGGCTCAACTCCTACAACTCCGGCTTCGGCAAATTCACCAACCCCTACATCAAGGCGCGCCCCTACTCTCCGGAACAGGCCCGCGCCTGCTTCGCCAAGGCCGGATACACGATCCCGTGCCCGGACGGAATCCTCCGCAAGCCGGACGGCACCCGGCTCACCGCCGCCATTACCTTTCCCAACTCCTCCCCCTCCCTGGCCTCCACGCTGGGCAAGCTGAAGGAAGACGCCCGCAAATGCGGCCTGGAAATCCAGCTGGACCCGCTGGACTCCACCGTGGCCTTCCGCAAGATCATGGAAAAGCGCGTTCAGGCCTCCTTCATGGCCTGGGGCTTCACCCCGCCCCACCCGATGAACGAACAGGGCTTCCATTCCCGCTACGCCTATGACGAGCGCGGCAGCCTCATCACCTACACCAACAACATCTGCGCCTACGCGGACAAGGAGATGGACAAGCTGCTGGACGCTGAAACGAACGCCGCTACGGAAGACGAACTGCAAAAGGCCACGTGGAAGGTACAGCAGAAAATTCATGACGAAGCCCTGTGGGTCCCGGCCTGGACCACGGAATTCGTCAGGCTGGGCTACTGGCGCTGGGTCAGGTGGCCAAACAGCGCCACCACGCAATTCTGCCATCCCGTCGTGTTTGACCCGATGGAAAGCTACCTGTACTGGGTGGACAACGACATCAAGAAGGAGACGATGGAAGCCAAGCGTGAAGGAAAAACCTTCGAGGAAGTGGACGCCGTGTACGACCAATACCGTTACATGGATTCCATCGACAGCCTTGACAACAAGGAAGGGAGCGGCAAACTGCCGTCCGTGCCCGTCATCCCGGAAAACGGCAGCCCCCTGGAACCCTCTGCAACGGAGAAATAA
- a CDS encoding DUF5655 domain-containing protein, translating to MPLFNSKLEILNQIKETPFKLEREIQHLVEANLETLLGLEFVKSEFTISGSVQQLRIDTLAFDRKNKAFVIIEYKQDKSFSVVDQGYAYLSVMLNNKADFILEYNESRNEPLKRNSVDWSQSRIIFISQGFTPYQKEAINFKDLPIALWEIKKYSNQTISFEEVRKLNATESIKTVSSENSAVNAVSKEVIVYTEQDRLKDIPEEVRDVYNSLREKILDLGNVEIKATKLYVAFTVNGSNFTDIALQKQGLKLWINLPQGELEDPYKLARDVSSIGHHGNGAYELAVKNADKLDYILTLIKQSYTQKA from the coding sequence ATGCCGCTTTTTAATTCAAAACTGGAAATATTGAACCAGATCAAGGAAACTCCGTTCAAGCTGGAACGGGAGATTCAACATCTGGTGGAAGCGAATTTGGAGACGCTGCTTGGGCTGGAATTCGTCAAATCCGAATTCACGATCTCCGGTTCCGTTCAGCAACTGCGAATTGACACGCTGGCTTTTGACAGGAAGAACAAGGCGTTCGTCATCATTGAATACAAGCAGGACAAGAGTTTCAGCGTGGTCGACCAGGGCTACGCCTATCTTTCCGTAATGCTTAACAATAAGGCTGATTTCATTCTGGAATATAACGAATCCCGGAACGAGCCGTTGAAACGCAATAGTGTGGACTGGTCCCAATCCCGGATCATTTTCATTTCCCAGGGCTTCACCCCTTATCAAAAAGAGGCGATTAATTTCAAGGACCTGCCCATCGCCCTGTGGGAGATTAAAAAATACAGCAATCAAACCATCAGCTTTGAAGAAGTCCGGAAGCTCAACGCAACGGAAAGCATTAAAACGGTTTCATCGGAAAACAGCGCCGTCAATGCCGTCAGCAAGGAGGTTATCGTCTACACGGAGCAAGACCGGCTGAAGGATATTCCGGAAGAAGTGCGGGATGTTTACAACAGCCTCAGAGAAAAAATTCTTGATTTGGGCAACGTTGAAATCAAGGCCACCAAGCTTTATGTCGCCTTCACGGTCAACGGCTCAAATTTCACGGATATCGCCTTGCAGAAACAAGGCCTGAAACTCTGGATCAACCTTCCCCAAGGCGAATTGGAAGACCCCTACAAACTCGCCAGGGATGTTTCCAGCATCGGCCATCACGGCAACGGCGCGTACGAACTGGCTGTAAAAAATGCGGACAAGCTGGATTACATCCTTACCTTGATCAAACAGTCTTATACGCAAAAGGCTTAA
- a CDS encoding oligopeptide/dipeptide ABC transporter ATP-binding protein, whose translation MPEPILQVNNLKMYFPVRSGIFLRQAGWVKAVDDVSFSIYPGETLGLVGESGCGKSTIGKSIVRLLKPTGGSILFNGKNIARLSQRSMRPLRPHIQMVFQDPAESLNQRQSIGQIVAEPFVIHRMGTPAARREWVRGLLDRVGMPDSAIDRFPFEFSGGQRQRIGIARALTLNPSLIILDEPVSALDVSVQSQVLNLLLELQEERKLSYLFIAHDLAVVKHISDRVAVMYLGKIVEMSDAETIYQSPKHAYTKALLDAIPEPDPARANKHQPLPGDVPSPINPPLGSAFGHRIQHPSYPETVGADLTPVEIEPGHWVAPDPCSLEPEDWNKVRQR comes from the coding sequence ATGCCGGAACCAATCTTGCAAGTCAACAACCTGAAAATGTACTTCCCCGTCCGCTCCGGGATATTCCTGCGGCAGGCGGGCTGGGTCAAGGCGGTGGACGACGTCTCCTTCAGCATCTACCCCGGAGAAACGCTGGGACTGGTGGGGGAATCCGGCTGCGGAAAATCCACCATCGGGAAAAGCATCGTGCGCCTGCTGAAACCTACGGGAGGCTCCATCCTGTTCAACGGCAAAAACATCGCCAGGCTCTCCCAGCGGAGCATGCGCCCCCTGCGGCCGCACATTCAAATGGTTTTCCAGGACCCGGCGGAATCCCTCAACCAGCGCCAGTCCATCGGCCAGATTGTGGCGGAACCCTTCGTCATCCACCGCATGGGCACTCCCGCCGCGCGCCGGGAATGGGTGCGCGGCCTGCTGGACCGCGTGGGAATGCCGGACAGCGCCATTGACCGCTTTCCCTTTGAATTCTCCGGAGGCCAGCGCCAGCGCATCGGCATTGCGCGCGCCCTCACGCTGAACCCCAGCCTCATTATTCTGGACGAACCCGTTTCCGCGCTGGATGTCTCCGTCCAGTCCCAGGTGCTCAACCTGCTGCTGGAGCTTCAGGAAGAACGCAAGCTCTCCTACCTCTTCATTGCCCATGACCTAGCGGTGGTCAAGCACATCTCCGACCGCGTGGCGGTCATGTACCTGGGGAAAATCGTGGAAATGTCAGATGCGGAAACCATCTACCAATCCCCCAAACACGCCTATACCAAGGCGCTGCTGGATGCCATTCCGGAACCGGACCCCGCCAGGGCCAACAAGCACCAGCCCTTGCCCGGGGACGTACCCTCCCCCATCAACCCGCCGCTCGGCTCCGCCTTCGGCCACCGCATCCAGCACCCCTCCTATCCGGAGACGGTGGGGGCGGACCTCACCCCCGTGGAAATAGAACCGGGCCACTGGGTAGCCCCGGACCCCTGCTCCCTGGAACCGGAGGACTGGAACAAGGTGCGCCAGCGATAA